One Acidimicrobiia bacterium genomic window, GCGGCCAAGGAACGCGAACGCCCCTACACGTCACCCGAGTAGACGCGCTCCGGGATGCCGCTCGCCTGTCAGCGCGACCTGTTCGACATCTCCGACGGTGTCGCGTACCTCAACACCGCGTACATGTCGCCGCTCCCGCTGTCGGTCTTCGAAGCCGGGCGTGAGGGCCTGGCCGACAAGCTCCACCCCTGGAACATCCTCGGTGACGACTTCTTCGATCCGCCCGAGGAGCTGCGCACGAAGTTCGGGCGCCTGGTGGGGGACACCGACGGTGAGGGGACGGCGATCATCCCGGCCGCCAGCTACGGCGTCGGTATCGCCGCCAATGCCGTGTCGGTTCCCGCAGGCCGCTCGATCCTCGTCCTGGCGGAGCAGTTCCCCTCCAACGTCTACCCCTGGCGCGCCGTCGCCGAACGCGACGGGGGCGACGTTCGCACGGTCCCGCGCCCCCGCGACCACGACTGGACCGCCGCGCTGCTCGAGGAGATCGACACCGCGACGGCCGTGGTCGCGGTGCCCGCCTGCCACTGGTCCGACGGCGCGCCCGTGGACCTCCGTGTCGTGGGTGAGGCGGCCCGCGCCGTCGGCGCTGTCTTCGTCGTCGACGGAATCCAGTGGATCGGCGCCGCTCCCTTCGACGTGGCCGAGATCCGGCCCGACTTCGTCGTCGGTGCGGCCTACAAGTGGCTCCTGGGCCCCTATTCGGTCTGCTACCTCTGGGCGGCGCACGACCGTCGAGACGGTGCGCCGCTCGAGTACGGCTGGCAGGAACGCGCCCGCAGCGACGACTTCGCCCGACTCGTGGAGTACACCGACGAGTTCCGCCCCGGCGCTCGGCGCTACGACATGGGCGAGGTCTCCAACTTCGCCCTCACACCGGCGGCGATTGCGGGGATCGACCTCGTTGTGGAGCTGGGCGTCGACGAGATCGCGGAGTACTCGCGATCGCTGATGGACCGGCTGCTCGACGGAGCGTCGCGTCTCGGCCTCCGTGTGCCACCCGCTGGGTTGCGGTCGCCGCACCTCACCGGCCTCGGCCTGCCCGACGGCGTCGACCCCGGCGAGATCGGCACCCGGCTCCACGACGCCGGCGTCTATGTGAGCGTGCGGGGGACCTCCATCCGGGTGAGCACCCACATCTACAACACGACCAACGACGTCGACCGCCTCCTCGATGTCCTGGACGGACACCTCGGCACGTAGCTGACCGCCGGTGTCTACCGGATGGGTGAGCGGTCGGCGAGCACGTCACCTTCCAACCGGGCCTGGCGCGCGAGCAGCGCGGCCAACTCGTTGGCCCGCCGCAGGCACGCGCACCGGCCCTCGTCGGCCTCATGATCGCGGAGCACGTCGTCGACGAGCGCCACCAGCGATTGCTGCCCCCGCGCCACGACGCGCCCGACGGCCGGTGACAACCCGTCGAGCATGCCGCGCTCCTCCTCGATGTGGGCGGAGAGCACGGTGCGTAGCTCGGTCAACTGGTCGTGGAAGGCGTCGACATCGTGGTCGAGTGCGCTACTCGAGAGGAGGCGCGCCCGCTGCATCAGACGGAGATGGGAGGCCTGCGAATCGGATTCCGGGGTCATCGCCGTCGTCCTGTGGTCCATCCTGCCCACACCACTCCTTTTATCTGGTGTGTAACAGAAATATTATCCGGCTCCTTCCCCGCCGTCACCATCCCGGCGCCATCGGGGGTCGCGGCCCCGTGATCACGCCCGGAGAAGGGTCGACCTCATGGAGCCCGTCGCGCCGTGACGAGAGCGTCGATGGCGGTGCGCTCACCGTCGGACGTGTCGACGCGGCGTTCGACCCTCACCGCCTTCTCCACGGTGAGGCTGGTACCGTCGACGTCGGCGCGCACGTCGTCGGGTGAGAACAGGACGTCGACGTCGCTCGGGCCTCCGTAGCCGTGCACGAGGTTTGTCGTGTCATGGCCGAGAACAACGAGCGTCCCGCCCGCAGCCACGGCTTCAGCTGCGCGGCGATAGACGCGAGAGCGCAGGCTGCTCGGAAGTTGCAGGTAGATCACGGCGACCAGGTCGAAGGACCGGGCCGGTGGTCGGTAGGTGGCCAGGTCCTCGACGACCGTCGTCAGGTCGACGGACGCCGCCGCGGCCATCCGTGCGGCCTTTGCCAGTGCCACATCGGAGAAGTCGACAGCGGTGACCGCCCATCCGCGCTCTGCCAACCACACGGCGTTTCGACCCTCGCCCGCGGCGAGATCGAGTGCGCGGCCCACGGGCAGAGACCGCGCTTCCTCGGCGAAAGTCCCGTTGGGCTCGGCCGACCACACGAGGTCCCTGCTCCGGTAGCGCTCGTTCCACGCCTGTCGATCCATCACACCTGTTGTACCCCATGACCGGCTCGGGTCGGGGTGCGGGTGGCGTATGCAACTGGGAGTCGGGTCCTGCAACTCATCGGCGGCCGGAGAGCAGTTCGTTGTCCGCCTCTGCCAACATGAGGAAACGCACGTGACGCCGAGGGAGGACCGATGGCCAACGACGCCGGTTCGTTCGCCGCCCGCACCGAACTCACCGTGGGCGACTGCACCTACACCTACTTCGCCCTCTCCGCCCTCGACAGTCCCGACATCGATCGGCTGCCCTTCTCGCTGAAGGTGCTCGTCGAGAACATGGTGCGCCACGAGGACGGCGTGTCGGTCACCGCCGACGACATCCGGGCCGTGGCGAGGGGGGACCACACCTCGACGTCGGCACAGGAGATCGCCTTCTCGCCGGCGCGGGTGCTGATGCAGGACTTCACCGGTGTACCCGCCGTTGTGGACCTGGCGGCGATGCGCGACGGCGTCGAGGCCCTGGGCGGTGACCCGGCCGCCATCGAACCGACGGTCCCCGTCGAGCTCGTGATCGACCACTCGGTCATCGTCGACAGCTTCGGGACCCGCGACGCGTTCGACATCAACGCCGCGATGGAGTTCCGGCGCAACCGTGAGCGCTACCAGCTCCTCCGGTGGGGCCAGCAGGCGTTCGAGAAGCTGCGCGTCGTGCCGCCCGACACCGGCATCTGCCACCAGGTCAACCTCGAGTACCTGGCGCGTGTGGTCTTTTCGACCGACGACGGTCTCGTCTACCCCGACACCCTCGTGGGAACCGACTCCCACACGCCGATGGTCAACGGCCTCGGTGTGGTGGGGTGGGGCGTGGGTGGCATCGAGGCGGAGGCGGCGATCCTGGGTCAACCGATCACGATGCTGGTGCCACCCGTCGTCGGCGTGAAGCTCCACGGTGAGCTCGCCGAGGGTGTCACGGCGACCGACCTCGTGCTCACCATCGCCGAGAGGCTCCGCGCGCACGGTGTCGTCGGGAAGTTCGTCGAGTTCTACGGGCCGGGGGTGGCGGCGGTCCCCCTCGAGAACCGCGCCACGATCGGCAACATGTCACCCGAGTACGGATCGACGGTCACGATCTTCCCCATCGACGACGAGACGCTGCGCTACCTCCGCTTCACCGGGCGCAGCGAGGAGCGCGTCAACCTCGTCGAGGCCTACGCGAAGACCCAGGGCCTCTGGCACGATCCCGACGTCGAGCCCGTGTTCTCCGAGCACCTGGAGCTCGACCTGGGCACCGTCGAGCCGAGCATCGCGGGGCCGACCCGCCCACACGACCGGGTGGCCCTGAGCCACGCACGCGACGCCTACCGCGCGGCGTTGCCCACCGTGCTACCCGAGGCGAACGGCACAGCGCCCCACGACGGGCCGTCCGGACTGGTCGATGCCGCCTCCGACGATTCGTTCCCGGCGAGCGACCCCGCCCAGCTCGATCCCTGGGAAACGGATGCCACAGGCGCCCACGAGGAACCATCCGCCGGCGGGGAGCGGGTCTCGAACCCGGTCCAGGTCACGCTCGCCGACGGAACCGTGTGCACGATCGACAACGGGCACGTGGTGATCGCCGCCATCACGAGCTGCACGAACACGTCGAACCCGGCCGTCATGGTGGCCGCGGCGCTGCTTGCCCGCAACGCCGTCGAACGCGGGCTCGGTGTCGCGAGCTGGGTGAAGACCTCGCTCGCGCCCGGCTCACGGGTCGTGATCGACTACTACGAGCGCTCCGGCCTCATGCCCTTCCTCGAGAAGCTCGGCTTCCACCTGGTGGGCTTCGGCTGCACGACCTGCATCGGGAACTCCGGGCCTCTCGACCCTGCGATCTCCGCTGTTGCCCAGCCGCGGGCCCTGGCGGCGGTGCTGTCGGGCAACCGCAACTTCGAGGGCAGGATCAACCCCGACGTGCGCATGAACTACCTCGCGTCGCCGCCACTCGTGGTCGCCTACGCGCTCGCGGGCACGATGGACATCGACCTCCGCGTGGCGCGCTCGGCACCGACCCGTCGGGGAGCGGCGTTCACCTACGCGACATCTGGCCGAGCCCCGACGACGTCCAGCAGGTCATCCGGGACGCCCTTCGCTCCGACATGTTCACCGACGTCTACGACTCCGTCTACGACGGTGACGACACGTGGAACAGCCTGGAGATCTCGAGCGGGGACCGCTACGAATGGGACGACACGTCCACCTACGTGCACCGGCCACCGTTCTTCGACGACATGGGCCCCACGCCCGAGCCGCTCACCGACATCCTCGACGCCCGCTGCCTCGCCAGGCTCGGCGACTCGATCACCACCGACCACATCTCGCCGGCCGGGTCGATCGCGCCCGACAGCCCCGCCGGCCGGTGGCTCGTCGACCACGGCGTGGACCCGCAGGACTTCAACTCCTACGGGTCGCGCCGCGGCAACCACGAGGTCATGATCCGCGGGACGTTCGCCAACGTCCGTCTCCGCAACCAGCTGGCGCCGGGTACCGAGGGCGGCTGGACCCGGTATCAGCCCGACGGCGAGGAGATGACCATCCACAAGGCCTCGACGCGCTACAGCGCCGACGGCGTTCCCCTCGTCGTTCTCGCCGGGTCCGACTACGGCTCGGGGTCGTCACGGGACTGGGCCGCCAAGGGGACGATGCTCCTCGGCGTCCGGGCCGTCATTGCCAAGAGCTTCGAGCGGATCCACCGGTCGAACCTGCTCGACATGGGTGTGTTGCCGCTCCAGTTCCGCGACGGTGAGTGTGCCGACGAGCTCGGCCTCACCGGCGCCGAGCGCTACACGATCGCGGGCCTCGGCGACGTCGGCGAGGAGGACGACCTCCCCGACGAGCTGGCGGTGCGCGCCGAGGACGACGACGGAACGTCTGTCGAGTTCACGGTCACAGTCCGCATCGACACCCCGATGGAGGCCGACTACTTCCGCCACGGTGGGATCCTGCACTACGTGTTGCGCGACCTCGCTACGACGGGAGCACAGGTCGGTTGATCCGCCCCCCGTTTCCCCGGAGGTGATCCGCCGGTAACCTCACGGGCGATGGAGTCCGAGGGGGGACTGTCGATTCGGTTCCACGGCGTGCGGGGGTCGACGCCGTGTGAGGGAGCGCGCTTCGAGCGATTCGGCGGCCACACGTCGTGCGTGGAGCTGTCGTCACCCGGTGAGCCACCGCTCGTTCTCGACCTGGGCACCGGCGTCAAGTCGTTCGGTGAGGAGATCGAGGAGTGTTCCGACTACCACGCCAACGTGCTCCTCACGCACCTCCACTGGGACCACGTGCAGGGCCTGCCCTTCTTCACGCCGCTGCACTCGGGGAGGGGGCTCGACATCTACGGGCCGCGCCAGAGCGAGGGCAGGCTCGTCGACGTGTTCGCACGCTTCATGGGGCCTCCGTTCTTCCCGATCACGACGGAGCAGTTGCGCTCCACCGTCGACTTCCACGACATCGGCGACGACGACTTCGCGGTCGGTGGCGCCAAGGTGCGGTCGCGCTGGGTTCGCCACAACGGGCCCACGCTGGGTTTCCGGGTCGAGCAGGGGGGCTGCACGGTCGCCTACATCCCCGACCACGGGCCGGGGTGCACGCCCGACCTCCCCGACGACTTCATCCCCGACGCCGTGTTGGAGCTCTCCGACGGCGCCGACGTGCTGATCCACGATGCGCAGTACACGGCGGCCGAGTTCGCCAAACGGCGCGACTGGGGACACTCGACGGTCGACTACGCGGTCCACGTCGCCTCCGAGGCGGGAGCGACGTGCCTCACGATGTTCCACCACGACCCTTACCACGATGATCCGACGGTCGACCGGCTCCTCGACTACACACGTGAGCTGGCTTCGACTCGCCGAGTCGACCGCGTTCTGGCAGCCTCGGAGGGATACAGCATCGATCTCACCGAGGAAGCCACGTCGTGACCGACACCGTTCAGGACCATCCCGTCGTCGACCCCGACGAGTTCCGCAGGATCCTCGGGCACTTCGCCACCGGTGTCACCATCGTCACGGCGATGGTCGACGACGAGCCCGTGGGCATGGCCGCCAACGCGTTCTCGTCGGTCTCGCTCGACCCCCCGCTCGTGCTCTTCTGCGCGGCCAAGTCGTCTTCCACGTGGCCGAAGATCCACACGACGGGCTCCTACGCCGTCAACATCCTCGGGGAGCACCAGGCCGAGGTCTGCCGTAATTTCGCGACGGCGCCTTCCGGGGAGCGGTTCCGGGACGTGGCGTTCCACACGGCGGCGACGGGATCACCGATCCTCAGTGACTCCGTGGCGTTCGTCGATTGCCGCATCGATGCGGAGCACGACGCCGGCGACCACACCATCGTCGTCGGGCGCGTTGTCGAGCTCGGGCAGTTCCAGGAGGAGCTTCCCCCGCTCCTCTTCCACCGCGGCGTGTACCCCCGACTCGCGACCTGAATGGCCGCACTCGCATGGGCCGCCCGGCTCGTGCTGGCGGGCGTCCTCGTCGCCGCGGCGGTCACCAAGTTGCGTGACCGCGAGGCCATGCCCGCGCGCCTCCACGCGCTGGGAATTCCGGGCGAGGCCGTCCCGTCCGTGACGGTCGCGTTGCCCGTGGTCGAACTGGTCGTGGCGGTCGGGCTCGTCGCGTGGACGTCGTCGCTCATCCCGGTGTGCGTGGCGCTCGGGCTGCTCGTGCTCTTCTCCATCATCGTCGCCTCCTCGCTCTCCCGCGGTGTCGAGGTTGAATGCGCGTGCTTCGGCGGGGCGTCCGCCGAGCCGATCTCGGCCCGGACGATCGTGCGCAACGCCTGGCTCGTCGCGCTGGGCATCGTCGGAACCGGCTCGGTCGCTGGCGCCACGGGCCTCGCCGTCGCCGCGCTCACCGCGGTTCTCGGAGCGGTCACTTTTCTCGTGTTGCGAGCGCTCGGCTGAGGAGGTCAGGCTTCATGACCATGGCCACCGTCACAGCATCCGATGTCATCGACGGCGTCTTCATCGTCGAGCCGAAGATCTTCTCCGACGACCGCGGGTTCTTCCTCGAGTCGTGGCGTCACGAGTGGATCCCGGGTGCGGAGCCGATGATCCAGGCGAACCGCGCTGACCGAACCGAGGGATCGCTCGTCGGGCTCCACTACCACCGCCGACAGGCCGACTACTGGTACGTGCCGTTCGGCCGGGCGCTCGTGGTGCTCCACGACCTGCGTGAGTCGTCGCCCACCGACGGCAGGACCCTCTCGCTCGAGATCGGCGAGCACGACCACCGCGGCGTCTACATCCCGAAGGGCGTGGCACACGGCTTCTACGCCATGACGGATCTCACGATCACCTATCTCGTCGACGGCTACTACGACCCCGACGACGAGCTCGGGGTGGCGTGGAACGACCCGGCGATCGAGGTCGACTGGCCGAACGACTCACCCGTGCTGTCCGAGCGGGATCAGGCCAACCCGATGCGCGCCGACATCCCCGACGATCTCCGGCCGGCGTAGATCGTCGAGTCCGTCCCCGAGGGGAGCGACAGCGTCGACGATCGCGCGCTTCACTCCACCCGACGGTCCCGGAGTCGGAGGTAGATCTCGCACGCGACGCAGATTCCCGTCGTGGCCGAGAGTGCGGCCGTCGTCGCGACAACGAGCGCGAACACCCAGGCGACGGCCACGAGCCCGACGGCGAGCGCGACGGTGGCAACCGCGAGGAACGCCACGCCGAGCGCCGCGGTGAAACGTTGGGGTCGGGGGTCCTGCATCTCGGTTGTCGGGCCGAGCCGTGGCGCGATGACGAAACGGAACAGGGCCTGGAGTGGGTCGAACGAGGGGCCGAACGCGGCGGCGGGGAAGAGCACGACGGCGAGGACCGGGATCACGATGTCGCCGTGGAAGACGAACCCGGCGAGCAGCACGACGGCCAGCACGCTCTGGGTGAATCGTGGGCCGCGGGCATCGATCGGACGGGGAGCGTCGAGTGGTCCACGGCGCCACCGGGGGCCGCGGGGCTGGAGGTCGTGCGGTGCCGTCACCGTCCCCATCGTAAAGGGGGCACGGCCGGTCTTCTCGA contains:
- a CDS encoding aminotransferase class V-fold PLP-dependent enzyme, giving the protein MPLACQRDLFDISDGVAYLNTAYMSPLPLSVFEAGREGLADKLHPWNILGDDFFDPPEELRTKFGRLVGDTDGEGTAIIPAASYGVGIAANAVSVPAGRSILVLAEQFPSNVYPWRAVAERDGGDVRTVPRPRDHDWTAALLEEIDTATAVVAVPACHWSDGAPVDLRVVGEAARAVGAVFVVDGIQWIGAAPFDVAEIRPDFVVGAAYKWLLGPYSVCYLWAAHDRRDGAPLEYGWQERARSDDFARLVEYTDEFRPGARRYDMGEVSNFALTPAAIAGIDLVVELGVDEIAEYSRSLMDRLLDGASRLGLRVPPAGLRSPHLTGLGLPDGVDPGEIGTRLHDAGVYVSVRGTSIRVSTHIYNTTNDVDRLLDVLDGHLGT
- a CDS encoding MauE/DoxX family redox-associated membrane protein, which produces MAALAWAARLVLAGVLVAAAVTKLRDREAMPARLHALGIPGEAVPSVTVALPVVELVVAVGLVAWTSSLIPVCVALGLLVLFSIIVASSLSRGVEVECACFGGASAEPISARTIVRNAWLVALGIVGTGSVAGATGLAVAALTAVLGAVTFLVLRALG
- a CDS encoding class I SAM-dependent methyltransferase — translated: MDRQAWNERYRSRDLVWSAEPNGTFAEEARSLPVGRALDLAAGEGRNAVWLAERGWAVTAVDFSDVALAKAARMAAAASVDLTTVVEDLATYRPPARSFDLVAVIYLQLPSSLRSRVYRRAAEAVAAGGTLVVLGHDTTNLVHGYGGPSDVDVLFSPDDVRADVDGTSLTVEKAVRVERRVDTSDGERTAIDALVTARRAP
- a CDS encoding DUF4395 domain-containing protein produces the protein MTAPHDLQPRGPRWRRGPLDAPRPIDARGPRFTQSVLAVVLLAGFVFHGDIVIPVLAVVLFPAAAFGPSFDPLQALFRFVIAPRLGPTTEMQDPRPQRFTAALGVAFLAVATVALAVGLVAVAWVFALVVATTAALSATTGICVACEIYLRLRDRRVE
- a CDS encoding dTDP-4-dehydrorhamnose 3,5-epimerase family protein, with the translated sequence MATVTASDVIDGVFIVEPKIFSDDRGFFLESWRHEWIPGAEPMIQANRADRTEGSLVGLHYHRRQADYWYVPFGRALVVLHDLRESSPTDGRTLSLEIGEHDHRGVYIPKGVAHGFYAMTDLTITYLVDGYYDPDDELGVAWNDPAIEVDWPNDSPVLSERDQANPMRADIPDDLRPA
- a CDS encoding flavin reductase family protein, whose product is MTDTVQDHPVVDPDEFRRILGHFATGVTIVTAMVDDEPVGMAANAFSSVSLDPPLVLFCAAKSSSTWPKIHTTGSYAVNILGEHQAEVCRNFATAPSGERFRDVAFHTAATGSPILSDSVAFVDCRIDAEHDAGDHTIVVGRVVELGQFQEELPPLLFHRGVYPRLAT
- a CDS encoding MBL fold metallo-hydrolase, with protein sequence MESEGGLSIRFHGVRGSTPCEGARFERFGGHTSCVELSSPGEPPLVLDLGTGVKSFGEEIEECSDYHANVLLTHLHWDHVQGLPFFTPLHSGRGLDIYGPRQSEGRLVDVFARFMGPPFFPITTEQLRSTVDFHDIGDDDFAVGGAKVRSRWVRHNGPTLGFRVEQGGCTVAYIPDHGPGCTPDLPDDFIPDAVLELSDGADVLIHDAQYTAAEFAKRRDWGHSTVDYAVHVASEAGATCLTMFHHDPYHDDPTVDRLLDYTRELASTRRVDRVLAASEGYSIDLTEEATS